CGATGACCTGAAAAGGAGCGTTGGAAGATACAGGTTCAAAACGACCCTTAGGCGGCTGGGCTTTGGCCAAGGCTTTTTTTATAACTTTTTCCGGCACTTTTAGAATTTTGGTAATCGCATAGGCTGCCTTCATATTGTCCTGATTAAATTTGCCCTGCAACAAGGTTGGAAAATCTATTTTTATTTTTTTATAATCTTTAGGATAAATAGTTGGACCGGGTAGTTTGAGAAAACCAAATTTGCTTTGCACATAACTTTTGAAATCCTTATGATAATCAAGATGGTCTCTGGTAATATTGGTCAGACATTTAACAGCGAAAGGCAGCCCGGCTATTCTTTTTTCAACTACACCTATAGAAGAAACCTCCATTATCAGGTATTTTTCATTTTTTTCGATCATTTTTCTGGCCAAAGCCAGAATGTCAAAAATTTCAGGTGTGGTCAGGTTGCAGTTGATAGTGCCCAGTATCTGACACTTTTGTCCATATTCTTCCAGAATTTGTTGCACAAGATAAGTTGTGGTGGTTTTTCCGTTTGTTCCGGTCACGCCGATTATTTTTATTTTGCCTATATCGATGCCCCAGAGATTTAGCAGGTACTTATAAACCTCTTCTTTTTTTAATTTTATGATTTTTGAGGTTGTAAAAATCAGCTTGCTATCTATATAATCAGAGCCTTTACCTATGGCCAAAAAAGTGTCTTTGGCCTTTATTTTTCGAGTATCATAATGTATCATATTAATTGATTATAATTTTATTTACGAAGGATTGACAATAGCTACAGGGGTATGTGAGGTATTCTCTTTGACTGAAAAACAATTGGAAAACAAAGAAAACGTAAGCACAAAAGAAATATTTGCAGAGTATAAAAAGACTCTGGACCCCAAATTAAAAGATGTTATATTAACCAAACATTATAATTTGGTCATTTATATAGCGCGCAGGTTTCTGGGTAAAGGAGAGACTCTGGATGATCTGGTGCAGGTAGGCGTCTTGGGCATGCTCAAAGCTCTGGACAATTATGACCCTTCCTTTAACGCTGAGTTTGCTACCTATGCCATGCCTATGATAGTTGGCGAAATCAAACATTACTTTCGCGACCATGCCCGTCTTGTTAAATTGCCCAGGAGATTACATGAACTGAATGCTCAAATAAAAAAACTGGTTTTTGAGTTC
This genomic window from Candidatus Margulisiibacteriota bacterium contains:
- a CDS encoding UDP-N-acetylmuramoyl-L-alanyl-D-glutamate--2,6-diaminopimelate ligase, with product MIHYDTRKIKAKDTFLAIGKGSDYIDSKLIFTTSKIIKLKKEEVYKYLLNLWGIDIGKIKIIGVTGTNGKTTTTYLVQQILEEYGQKCQILGTINCNLTTPEIFDILALARKMIEKNEKYLIMEVSSIGVVEKRIAGLPFAVKCLTNITRDHLDYHKDFKSYVQSKFGFLKLPGPTIYPKDYKKIKIDFPTLLQGKFNQDNMKAAYAITKILKVPEKVIKKALAKAQPPKGRFEPVSSNAPFQVIVDYAHTPDGLLNILKTARALTKDKLIVVFGAGGNRDKTKRPLMGKAVEDYADTMIVTTDNPRHEDPKIIIKEILTGIKHKKAVVIEDREKAIQTAVSMAEKNDIIIIAGKGHENYQIIGDKKIHFDDFEIAEKYLKAAYP